One Pristiophorus japonicus isolate sPriJap1 chromosome 19, sPriJap1.hap1, whole genome shotgun sequence genomic window carries:
- the LOC139230531 gene encoding neurotrophin-4-like: protein MITLLYAMVVLYLGSIKAAPLQSNTAVRGHGSPGDVLARRSGVNDSEPLEEPADGDFLLDDLGPRGLGGAEAGKEWDFYSPRVTLSAQPPGAPPLLFIMEETVGLTEVANRTSRVRRQAAAGGVSASGGASGVDPSRRGDLSVCDSISHWVTNRQTAMDIHGKMVSVLTDVPTPTGPLKQYFYETRCNRVSSTAQGGCRGVDKRHWISECKTKQSFVRALTKDARKQAGWRWIRIDTSCVCTLINRTGRM, encoded by the coding sequence ATGATCACCCTCCTTTACGCCATGGTCGTTTTGTATCTTGGAAGCATCAAGGCTGCTCCCTTGCAATCAAACACCGCGGTTCGGGGCCACGGGTCTCCGGGGGATGTGCTGGCGCGGCGTTCCGGCGTAAACGACAGCGAGCCGCTGGAGGAGCCGGCCGACGGGGACTTCCTGCTCGACGACTTGGGCCCCCGGGGCCTGGGGGGGGCGGAGGCGGGGAAGGAGTGGGACTTTTACTCTCCCAGGGTCACGCTGTCCGCCCAGCCTCCAGGCGCCCCGCCACTGCTCTTCATCATGGAGGAGACCGTGGGCCTGACCGAGGTGGCCAACCGGACTTCGCGGGTCAGGAGACAGGCGGCGGCTGGGGGGGTCTCCGCCAGCGGGGGCGCCAGCGGCGTGGACCCCTCCCGCCGGGGGGACCTCTCGGTCTGCGACAGCATCAGCCACTGGGTGACGAACCGGCAGACGGCCATGGACATCCACGGCAAGATGGTGTCGGTACTGACTGACGTGCCCACCCCCACCGGCCCCCTCAAGCAGTACTTTTACGAGACCCGGTGCAACCGGGTCTCCTCCACCGCCCAGGGGGGCTGCCGGGGGGTCGACAAGCGGCACTGGATCTCCGAGTGCAAGACCAAGCAGTCCTTCGTCCGCGCGCTCACCAAGGACGCCAGGAAGCAGGCGGGTTGGCGCTGGATACGGATAGACACCTCTTGCGTTTGCACATTGATCAATCGGACTGGAAGAATGTGA